A genome region from Sphingobacteriaceae bacterium GW460-11-11-14-LB5 includes the following:
- a CDS encoding signal recognition particle protein, protein MFDNLQDKLDRAFKVLKGQGSITEINVAETMKEIRKALLDADVNYKTAKAFTDDVRQKALGQNVLTAVSPGQLLTKIMNDELAALMGGEVTELDTKANPTIILIAGLNGAGKTTFAGKLALHLKGKGKKPLLVAGDMYRPAAVDQLEVLGTSVGVSVYANRASNDPVGIALEGIAHGKQNGNNVIIIDTAGRLAIDESLMNEISEVKAKTQPHEILFVVDSMTGQDAVNTAKVFNDRLDFTGVVLTKLDGDTRGGAALSIKSVVNKPIKFIGTGEKMEALDVFYPDRMASRILGMGDVVSLVERAQMQFDEKEAAELQKKIRKNKFDFNDFYNQIQQIKKMGNMKDLMGMIPGVGKMMKNVDIQDDAFKSIEAIINSMTPFEKENPDAIQQSRRLRIAKGSGSKVEEVTKLIKQFEDMRKMMKQFSNPAAAAAMMKGMPKMPFGR, encoded by the coding sequence ATGTTTGATAATTTACAGGACAAGCTAGACAGAGCATTTAAAGTACTAAAAGGACAAGGCAGCATTACGGAAATCAACGTGGCAGAAACCATGAAAGAGATCCGCAAAGCATTATTAGATGCCGATGTTAACTATAAAACAGCGAAAGCATTTACCGATGATGTAAGGCAAAAAGCTTTGGGGCAAAACGTGCTTACTGCCGTTTCTCCAGGTCAATTGCTTACCAAAATAATGAACGATGAACTTGCAGCCTTAATGGGTGGCGAAGTTACAGAGTTAGATACTAAAGCAAATCCTACCATTATTTTAATTGCAGGTTTAAACGGTGCGGGTAAAACTACTTTCGCAGGTAAACTGGCTTTGCATTTAAAAGGCAAGGGTAAAAAACCTTTATTGGTTGCAGGCGATATGTACCGCCCGGCGGCTGTAGATCAATTGGAGGTTTTAGGAACTTCAGTTGGTGTTTCAGTTTACGCTAACCGTGCATCAAACGATCCGGTAGGCATTGCTTTAGAAGGTATTGCACACGGTAAACAAAATGGAAATAACGTCATCATTATTGATACCGCAGGTCGTTTAGCGATCGACGAATCTTTAATGAACGAAATATCGGAAGTTAAAGCTAAAACGCAGCCACACGAGATTTTATTCGTGGTGGATTCGATGACTGGTCAGGATGCAGTAAATACCGCCAAAGTATTTAACGACAGGCTTGATTTTACAGGTGTGGTTTTAACCAAATTAGATGGTGATACCCGCGGTGGTGCAGCGCTTTCAATTAAATCGGTGGTAAACAAGCCGATTAAATTTATCGGTACCGGCGAGAAAATGGAAGCACTTGATGTTTTCTATCCAGACCGTATGGCATCGCGTATTTTGGGTATGGGTGATGTGGTTTCACTTGTTGAGCGTGCACAAATGCAGTTCGATGAGAAAGAGGCAGCAGAACTTCAGAAGAAAATCCGTAAAAATAAATTCGATTTCAACGATTTCTACAACCAGATTCAGCAGATCAAGAAGATGGGTAACATGAAAGATCTGATGGGCATGATACCAGGTGTAGGTAAAATGATGAAGAATGTAGATATCCAGGATGATGCATTTAAATCAATCGAAGCGATTATCAATTCGATGACCCCATTTGAAAAAGAAAACCCGGATGCGATTCAACAAAGCCGCCGCTTACGTATTGCGAAAGGTTCGGGCAGTAAAGTAGAAGAAGTAACCAAGCTGATTAAACAGTTTGAAGATATGCGTAAAATGATGAAGCAGTTTTCGAACCCGGCAGCAGCTGCAGCCATGATGAAAGGTATGCCTAAAATGCCATTCGGCAGATAG
- a CDS encoding magnesium chelatase — MLVKTYGSAVYGVNALTITIEVNISSGTKYYMVGLPDNAVKESLQRVASAIKVSGYHMPRQKIVVNLAPADIKKEGSSYDLPIAIGILAASGQIPAEELEDYFIMGELSLDGSIQPIKGALPIAIQAQQESFKGFILPRQNVREAAIVNDLVAYGVENLAQVIAFFNKTETLEQVKVNTKEEFLKNINNYEHDFADVKGQENIKRALEIAAAGGHNVILIGPPGAGKTMLAKRLPTILPPLNLNEALETTKIHSVAGKLSAADALMTIRPYRSPHHTISDVALVGGGINPQPGEISLAHNGVLFLDELPEFKRTVLEVMRQPLEDRKVAIARARFSVEYPASFMLVASMNP; from the coding sequence ATGCTTGTAAAAACATACGGGAGTGCTGTTTATGGGGTAAATGCACTGACCATAACAATCGAAGTGAATATTAGCTCGGGGACCAAATACTATATGGTCGGCTTGCCCGATAATGCCGTAAAAGAAAGTTTGCAAAGGGTGGCTAGTGCCATCAAGGTTTCAGGTTATCACATGCCCAGGCAGAAAATCGTGGTCAATCTGGCACCTGCCGACATAAAAAAAGAAGGCTCATCTTACGACCTTCCCATTGCCATCGGCATTTTAGCCGCTTCAGGGCAAATTCCTGCCGAAGAACTGGAAGATTATTTTATTATGGGTGAACTTTCTTTAGATGGAAGTATACAGCCCATAAAAGGAGCTTTACCGATTGCAATACAAGCACAACAGGAAAGTTTTAAAGGATTTATCTTACCCAGGCAAAACGTTCGCGAAGCAGCCATTGTAAACGATTTGGTTGCCTATGGTGTAGAAAACCTTGCTCAAGTGATTGCTTTTTTTAATAAAACTGAAACACTGGAACAGGTTAAAGTAAACACCAAAGAAGAATTTTTAAAAAATATCAATAATTACGAGCACGATTTTGCCGATGTTAAAGGCCAGGAAAATATAAAAAGAGCCTTAGAAATTGCTGCTGCAGGTGGACACAACGTGATATTGATTGGTCCGCCGGGGGCAGGCAAAACCATGCTGGCCAAGCGCCTGCCCACCATTTTACCCCCCTTAAATTTAAATGAGGCTTTAGAAACCACAAAAATCCACTCCGTAGCCGGAAAGCTCTCTGCAGCGGATGCTTTAATGACCATCCGCCCATACCGCTCCCCACACCACACCATTAGCGATGTAGCCCTGGTAGGCGGCGGGATAAACCCGCAGCCTGGTGAAATATCGCTGGCCCACAATGGTGTGCTTTTTTTAGACGAACTACCTGAGTTTAAGCGTACCGTTTTAGAGGTGATGCGTCAACCTTTAGAAGACCGTAAAGTGGCCATTGCAAGGGCAAGGTTTTCGGTAGAATATCCAGCCAGCTTTATGTTGGTGGCCTCGATGAATCCCTGA
- a CDS encoding DNA ligase D, which translates to MKIATYNINGVNGRIDTLLKWLKEADPDIVCLQELKCEDKSFPVRKLNDAGYHAKWHGQKAWNGVAVLSKKEIKELRNDLPGEDNEYTHSRYLEIFTYETVIGCIYLPFGNPYPGPKYEYKKRWFSRLVDHAQTLIATGLSVMLIGDYNVMPTDLDTYKPEKYKNDALFRPEIKANYQSLLDQGWTDAIRTLYPTSAIYTYWDYLRKAYDRNAGLRLDHFLLTADLAEKLKAGNVDKHVRGWGGASDHAPVWIELSGRSLKKNIKTQKTTSKKAKGFLDTLSPEIQEIVRSGENATMPTGLKPMKATLVDEPFDEPGWLYEIKWDGYRAISYLEKDGTKIYSRNNLLFTQFSSVEESLSVLKTNAILDGEIVALKNDGSADFGALQNWKNTQRAKLHYYLFDIVWLEGYSLLSLPLSQRRQILEAIIPKYHESIKLSQAYLTSGIDFFDAAKRLKLEGIIAKRADSFYSSDSRSREWLKIKAKRRQEVVIGGYTRNEGTEKYFSALALGVYDVKGKLNYIGKVGTGFNQATQKELMAEFDKLATKTCPFETTPDVDEPSQFRPQRLGARPTWLKPKLICEIEFAELTGDGKVRQASFKGLRKDKDPKEIILELEADTQTLVQEVKLDHKLSEENPAKPAKATKPAKSKSLKTAKPLLEGSSQVQEKKIDGHILKFTNLDKLYWPEDKVTKRDMFNYYDAVAPFMVPYLLDRPMSLNRFPGGIHGESFYQKNVKETAPSWARTMPHTNEKGEEKSYLLGSDRATLLWMASLGCIEMNPWFSRAASPDYPDYCVIDLDPDKNTFEQVIKAAQVTKDVLDSIGVPGFAKTSGSTGIHIYIPLGAKYTYEQSQLFANLIVRQVHRELPKFTTLERSISKRGGKMYLDFLQNRPGATIAGVYSLRPKTGATISMPLLWEEVKRGLKMRDFTIFNAIDRLKETGDLFTGVLGKGIDMQKVLSSAQENFT; encoded by the coding sequence ATGAAGATTGCCACCTATAATATAAACGGCGTAAATGGGCGCATAGATACGCTTCTAAAATGGCTGAAAGAAGCCGATCCGGATATCGTATGCCTACAGGAACTCAAATGTGAGGACAAATCCTTTCCTGTGAGAAAACTAAACGATGCCGGCTATCACGCCAAATGGCATGGGCAAAAGGCATGGAACGGAGTTGCTGTACTATCCAAAAAAGAAATCAAGGAACTCAGGAATGACCTGCCAGGGGAAGATAATGAATATACCCACAGCAGGTATCTGGAAATTTTTACCTATGAAACCGTCATTGGCTGCATCTACCTTCCCTTCGGCAATCCATATCCGGGACCAAAATATGAATATAAAAAGCGCTGGTTTTCTAGGCTGGTAGATCACGCCCAAACCTTGATCGCAACTGGCCTTTCCGTAATGCTGATTGGCGACTACAATGTTATGCCGACCGACCTTGACACCTATAAGCCCGAGAAATACAAAAACGATGCACTTTTTAGGCCAGAGATTAAAGCCAACTATCAATCACTTTTGGATCAGGGATGGACGGATGCCATTAGAACCCTGTACCCAACATCAGCCATTTACACCTATTGGGATTACCTGCGAAAAGCCTATGACCGAAACGCCGGACTTAGATTAGACCACTTTTTATTAACCGCAGATCTTGCAGAAAAGCTAAAGGCTGGTAATGTTGATAAACACGTTCGGGGCTGGGGAGGGGCTAGCGACCACGCGCCCGTATGGATTGAGCTTTCTGGCAGGTCACTAAAGAAAAACATAAAAACGCAGAAAACCACGTCGAAAAAAGCCAAGGGATTTCTAGATACTCTTTCACCCGAAATTCAGGAAATTGTCCGCTCTGGAGAAAACGCCACAATGCCAACTGGACTAAAACCTATGAAAGCAACATTAGTGGATGAACCTTTTGATGAACCGGGATGGTTATATGAGATCAAGTGGGACGGCTACCGTGCGATTTCATACTTAGAGAAAGATGGAACAAAAATTTATTCCAGAAACAATTTACTATTTACACAATTTTCCAGCGTAGAAGAATCGCTAAGTGTGCTTAAAACCAACGCCATATTGGATGGAGAAATAGTTGCGCTGAAGAATGATGGCTCGGCAGACTTCGGCGCCCTACAGAACTGGAAGAATACCCAACGCGCCAAACTCCATTACTATCTTTTCGATATTGTCTGGCTCGAGGGGTATTCACTATTATCGCTGCCCCTTAGCCAGCGCAGACAGATACTGGAAGCCATCATACCCAAATACCATGAAAGCATAAAATTAAGCCAGGCCTACCTGACCTCGGGCATAGATTTTTTTGATGCCGCAAAACGATTGAAGCTAGAGGGTATTATAGCCAAACGGGCAGACAGCTTTTATTCCTCCGACAGCAGGTCTAGGGAATGGCTGAAAATAAAGGCCAAGAGAAGGCAGGAAGTTGTAATCGGCGGCTACACGCGAAACGAAGGCACCGAAAAATATTTTAGCGCCCTCGCCTTGGGGGTTTATGATGTCAAAGGGAAGCTGAACTATATTGGAAAAGTTGGCACCGGATTTAACCAGGCCACCCAAAAGGAACTGATGGCGGAATTTGATAAACTCGCCACCAAAACCTGTCCTTTTGAAACCACGCCGGATGTAGATGAACCATCCCAGTTCCGGCCTCAGCGGCTTGGCGCACGGCCAACCTGGCTGAAACCAAAGCTCATCTGCGAAATAGAATTTGCTGAGCTGACCGGCGATGGCAAGGTACGCCAGGCTTCCTTTAAGGGATTAAGAAAAGATAAAGATCCAAAGGAAATTATCTTGGAGCTTGAAGCAGATACTCAGACACTTGTGCAGGAAGTGAAACTGGACCACAAGCTGTCTGAAGAAAATCCGGCAAAACCAGCCAAGGCCACAAAACCTGCTAAGAGCAAAAGCCTAAAAACAGCAAAGCCCCTGCTGGAAGGAAGTTCTCAGGTCCAGGAAAAGAAAATTGACGGCCATATATTGAAATTTACCAACCTGGATAAACTCTATTGGCCGGAAGATAAGGTCACCAAGCGCGATATGTTCAACTACTATGATGCAGTAGCGCCGTTTATGGTTCCCTATCTTTTGGACAGGCCGATGTCGCTGAACCGGTTTCCTGGCGGAATCCACGGGGAAAGCTTCTACCAGAAGAACGTAAAGGAAACCGCTCCTTCTTGGGCGCGCACCATGCCGCATACCAATGAAAAGGGCGAGGAAAAAAGCTATTTATTGGGCAGTGATAGAGCAACACTTTTATGGATGGCAAGTCTGGGCTGCATTGAAATGAACCCATGGTTCAGCAGGGCAGCTTCTCCGGATTATCCAGATTATTGCGTGATTGACCTGGATCCCGATAAAAATACTTTTGAGCAGGTGATCAAGGCCGCGCAGGTAACCAAGGATGTGCTTGATAGCATAGGCGTTCCAGGCTTTGCCAAAACCTCCGGCTCAACCGGCATCCATATTTACATACCTTTAGGCGCAAAATACACCTATGAGCAATCGCAATTATTTGCCAACCTTATTGTCCGGCAGGTGCACCGGGAACTTCCGAAATTCACCACGCTGGAGCGTAGCATTTCCAAACGGGGCGGAAAGATGTACCTTGACTTTCTGCAGAACAGGCCCGGTGCGACCATTGCGGGCGTTTACTCGCTACGGCCAAAAACAGGAGCGACCATATCTATGCCGCTGCTTTGGGAAGAAGTCAAGCGGGGATTGAAGATGCGCGATTTTACCATCTTTAACGCTATCGACAGATTAAAAGAAACAGGCGACCTATTTACGGGAGTACTGGGAAAGGGAATAGATATGCAAAAGGTGCTCTCATCTGCCCAGGAAAACTTCACCTAG
- a CDS encoding restriction endonuclease subunit S, with protein sequence MDLVNKLWNFCHTLRHEGVDYNDYIEELTYLLFLKLAEEIDTKIPDGCDWATLIQSPDSDLLSNYNSILRELSNQSGILKDIFSEPIAKIHNSSSLRKLLNLIDEINWHSYNQDVLGATFEGLLERAANESKKGAGQYFTPRPLIQAIVKVMKPDPFESPNFKISDIACGTAGFLTESFAWWKSSNEINKLTNFQREKLVNNTYIGQELVIRPRRLALMNMYLHGLEPTIILGDTIYEPIPINEITCSCLLTNPPFGTKGSNQIPDRDFAIKTSNKQLNFIQHAYEILEPSGRAAIVLPDSVLFEDKATELWEYLMKNVNIHTILKLPLGTFSPYAQGVKANVIFFQKNAITEQVWIYDARTNIPGITKKDRPLSPFHFEDFENCYGDDPNGKGVRLETERFKKFDIKNIEERNFNLNISWINPNTDESNNHLAPDDLLSEAIAETESLLEELKSIFDSLESNDK encoded by the coding sequence ATGGATTTAGTTAATAAACTTTGGAATTTTTGCCATACATTACGTCATGAAGGAGTTGATTATAACGACTATATTGAAGAGTTAACATATTTACTATTTTTGAAATTAGCCGAGGAGATTGATACGAAAATCCCTGATGGTTGTGACTGGGCTACATTAATCCAAAGTCCCGACAGTGACCTTCTAAGTAACTACAATTCTATCCTTCGAGAATTGAGTAACCAAAGTGGTATTTTAAAGGATATTTTTAGTGAGCCTATCGCGAAGATCCATAACTCATCAAGTCTTCGAAAATTACTTAATTTAATTGATGAAATAAACTGGCACAGCTACAACCAAGACGTGTTAGGTGCTACCTTCGAGGGTTTATTAGAACGAGCTGCAAATGAAAGTAAAAAGGGAGCGGGTCAGTACTTTACTCCCAGGCCTTTGATTCAAGCTATAGTAAAAGTAATGAAGCCTGATCCATTTGAGTCACCAAATTTTAAAATTTCGGATATCGCATGTGGAACAGCTGGTTTCTTGACAGAAAGTTTCGCATGGTGGAAATCATCAAACGAAATCAACAAATTGACAAATTTTCAAAGAGAAAAGCTAGTTAACAACACATATATCGGGCAGGAACTCGTAATTAGGCCAAGAAGGCTTGCTTTGATGAACATGTATTTGCATGGCCTCGAACCAACAATCATCTTGGGCGACACTATTTACGAACCGATTCCTATTAACGAAATCACCTGCAGTTGCCTTTTAACAAACCCCCCGTTCGGAACAAAAGGCTCAAACCAAATACCTGATCGAGATTTTGCCATAAAGACTAGTAATAAGCAACTAAATTTTATTCAGCATGCCTACGAAATTTTAGAACCCTCGGGTAGAGCTGCGATAGTACTCCCAGATAGTGTGTTATTTGAAGATAAAGCAACAGAATTGTGGGAATACTTAATGAAGAATGTCAACATTCATACTATTCTTAAGCTTCCACTTGGCACATTTAGTCCTTATGCTCAAGGTGTTAAAGCAAATGTTATTTTCTTTCAAAAAAATGCGATTACGGAACAGGTGTGGATATACGACGCTCGTACAAATATTCCTGGAATAACGAAAAAAGACCGTCCATTAAGCCCATTTCATTTTGAAGATTTTGAAAATTGCTATGGAGATGATCCCAATGGAAAGGGGGTACGTCTCGAAACAGAGAGATTTAAAAAATTCGATATTAAAAACATTGAGGAAAGAAATTTTAATCTTAATATAAGTTGGATTAATCCTAATACCGACGAATCGAACAATCACCTAGCACCGGATGATTTATTATCGGAAGCGATCGCAGAGACGGAAAGCTTGCTTGAAGAACTGAAATCCATTTTCGACAGCCTAGAATCAAATGACAAATAA
- a CDS encoding error-prone DNA polymerase codes for MAYSELQVTSNFSFLRGASHAHELVEQAEAFDYQKIAITDRNTLAGIVRAHAACREKNVKLIPACRLDMLDGPSLLAYPTDKDAYGRLSALLTLGNMRAEKGSCHISRADVYAHSKGIIFCLVMPGELNRRFEYEASFISAVAEYKQALNGQLYLAATRSYMGNDDKLIFRTSQLSDFYGIPVVATGDIHYHNPSRRELQDVLTCVREKCTIQEAGFRLHQNAERYMKEVAEMERLFRKYPSAIKNTMVIAEACNFSLDELKYVYPEEINQSGKSPMEELEFLTWKGAHEFYGEEIPEKVVKMIHHEMEFVRHMDYANYFLFVEDIVREARSRGILCQGRGSAANSAICFVLGITSVNPMKFDLLFERFISPARNEPPDIDVDFEHERREEIIQYIYNKYGRDRAAIVATVTQQHQKGAIRDVGKAMGLSVDTINRLSSSIWEFTDEWFEGKRVTEQGLNPNDPHLKKTLELTSQMMGFPRQLGQHTGGFVVTQGKLTDLCPILNARMEDRTNIEWNKDDIDALGFLKVDVLALGMLTCIRKAFDLCRDYYGKHFTLANIPQDDPEVYDMICLADTLGVFQIESRAQMSMLPRLKPREFYDLVIEVAIVRPGPIQGDMVHPYLRRRNGEEPVVYPSPELEEILGRTLGVPLFQEQAMKIAIVAAGFTPAEADGLRRSMATFKFKGLVNQYEQKLIEGMLAKGYTLEFAKRIFKQLEGFGSYGFPESHAASFALLVYVSCWLKHYYPDVFAAALLNSMPMGFYQPAQIVIDAQKHTVEVREVDVNHSLWDNKLEEKSGKYFAMRLGFRQISGIRADDVDTLVNGRGEGYKSITALRDVGVSIAALERLADADAFRSMGMDRRKALWEVSALQDMPVELFKGQASESVLETQVELPLMGKGEHVVQDYATVGLSLKAHPGSFVRPQLDMLNIRSCHHINNDSTNGQLVKVAGLVLVRQRPGTAGGVCFITIEDETGYSNLVVFEKLFDTYRKEILHARLLMVEGRLQREGKVVHVIVSKCFDFTKMLGKLVQREVDELPVLTMARGDEKTAPYPSQNKRTQVREDVPKEAFHGGRNFK; via the coding sequence ATGGCGTATAGCGAATTACAGGTGACATCGAATTTTAGTTTCTTGCGGGGTGCATCGCATGCCCATGAGCTTGTGGAACAGGCGGAGGCTTTTGACTACCAAAAAATAGCGATCACAGACCGCAATACCCTGGCCGGAATTGTCCGCGCCCATGCGGCCTGCAGGGAAAAAAACGTGAAACTTATTCCTGCCTGCCGGCTGGATATGCTGGATGGACCGAGCCTGTTGGCATATCCCACTGACAAGGACGCTTACGGCAGATTATCGGCGCTGCTCACCCTTGGCAATATGCGGGCAGAAAAAGGTTCATGCCATATTTCAAGGGCGGATGTTTATGCGCATAGCAAGGGGATAATCTTTTGCCTAGTGATGCCCGGAGAGCTTAACCGCAGGTTTGAATACGAGGCAAGTTTTATCAGTGCGGTAGCGGAATACAAGCAGGCCTTGAATGGTCAATTATATCTAGCAGCTACCAGATCCTATATGGGAAATGATGATAAGCTAATCTTCCGGACGTCGCAGCTTTCGGATTTTTACGGGATTCCTGTTGTAGCAACGGGCGATATCCATTACCATAATCCTTCGCGCAGGGAACTGCAGGATGTGCTGACATGCGTACGGGAAAAATGTACCATCCAGGAAGCCGGATTTCGCTTGCACCAGAATGCCGAGCGCTATATGAAAGAGGTGGCCGAGATGGAGCGGTTGTTCAGGAAATATCCAAGTGCAATCAAAAATACGATGGTCATTGCCGAGGCCTGTAATTTTTCGTTGGATGAATTGAAGTACGTTTACCCAGAAGAAATCAATCAGAGCGGCAAAAGTCCGATGGAGGAACTGGAGTTTCTTACATGGAAAGGGGCGCATGAGTTTTACGGAGAAGAGATTCCTGAAAAGGTGGTTAAAATGATCCACCATGAGATGGAATTTGTGAGGCATATGGATTACGCCAATTATTTTCTTTTTGTAGAAGATATCGTGCGCGAGGCCAGATCCCGCGGGATCCTCTGCCAGGGTCGGGGCTCGGCGGCAAATTCGGCGATATGTTTTGTTTTAGGCATAACCTCCGTTAATCCCATGAAATTCGACCTGCTTTTTGAGCGCTTTATTTCCCCTGCCAGAAACGAGCCACCTGATATCGATGTGGATTTTGAACATGAGCGAAGGGAAGAGATCATCCAATATATTTATAACAAATACGGGCGCGACCGGGCGGCTATCGTAGCAACGGTTACCCAGCAGCACCAAAAGGGTGCAATCCGCGATGTGGGAAAAGCCATGGGGCTTTCGGTGGATACCATTAACAGGTTGTCAAGTTCGATTTGGGAGTTTACCGATGAATGGTTCGAGGGAAAAAGGGTTACTGAGCAGGGCCTAAATCCAAACGACCCGCACCTAAAAAAAACGCTAGAGCTTACTTCCCAGATGATGGGCTTTCCGCGGCAGCTCGGCCAGCATACGGGGGGATTTGTGGTAACGCAAGGCAAGCTCACCGATTTGTGCCCAATTTTAAACGCCCGGATGGAGGACCGCACGAATATCGAGTGGAATAAAGATGATATCGATGCGCTGGGATTTTTAAAGGTGGATGTACTGGCACTTGGAATGCTTACCTGCATACGCAAGGCGTTCGACCTTTGTCGCGACTATTATGGGAAGCATTTTACTTTAGCTAATATACCGCAGGACGACCCGGAGGTTTACGACATGATCTGTCTGGCGGATACGTTGGGCGTGTTCCAGATCGAGAGCCGTGCGCAGATGTCCATGCTTCCAAGGTTAAAACCCCGGGAATTTTATGATCTGGTGATCGAGGTGGCAATCGTTAGGCCTGGGCCGATACAGGGAGATATGGTGCACCCTTACTTGCGCAGGCGAAATGGCGAAGAGCCAGTAGTCTACCCTTCGCCGGAGCTTGAAGAAATATTGGGTCGGACATTGGGCGTTCCGCTGTTCCAGGAACAGGCGATGAAAATTGCTATAGTCGCAGCTGGATTTACCCCGGCTGAAGCCGATGGATTGCGAAGAAGTATGGCAACGTTTAAGTTCAAGGGATTGGTGAACCAGTATGAGCAAAAACTCATTGAGGGGATGCTGGCTAAGGGATATACCTTAGAGTTTGCAAAGCGGATATTCAAGCAGCTCGAAGGGTTTGGAAGCTATGGTTTCCCGGAATCCCATGCGGCAAGCTTTGCGCTGCTAGTATATGTGTCCTGCTGGCTTAAGCATTACTACCCCGATGTTTTTGCTGCGGCACTGCTTAACAGTATGCCGATGGGCTTTTACCAGCCCGCGCAGATTGTTATCGATGCACAGAAACATACAGTTGAGGTGCGCGAGGTCGATGTCAACCATTCGCTGTGGGATAATAAGCTCGAAGAAAAATCGGGCAAATATTTTGCGATGCGTTTGGGATTTCGGCAGATCAGTGGCATCCGGGCCGATGATGTCGATACCCTAGTGAATGGACGTGGCGAAGGATATAAAAGCATCACCGCCCTTCGAGATGTCGGGGTTTCAATAGCCGCGCTTGAGAGACTGGCCGATGCGGATGCTTTTCGATCCATGGGAATGGATCGGCGCAAGGCGCTTTGGGAGGTTTCAGCATTGCAGGATATGCCGGTGGAACTTTTCAAGGGACAGGCATCTGAAAGCGTGCTTGAAACGCAGGTTGAGCTGCCGCTTATGGGAAAGGGCGAGCACGTAGTGCAGGATTACGCAACGGTTGGGCTTTCACTCAAAGCGCATCCGGGTAGTTTCGTGCGGCCGCAATTGGATATGCTCAATATCCGCAGTTGCCATCATATCAACAATGATTCTACCAACGGGCAATTGGTCAAAGTTGCGGGATTGGTACTGGTGCGCCAGCGTCCCGGGACCGCGGGCGGCGTTTGTTTCATCACCATTGAAGACGAAACGGGATATTCTAATCTGGTAGTCTTTGAGAAATTGTTTGATACCTACCGCAAGGAAATCTTGCACGCAAGGCTGTTAATGGTCGAAGGCCGGTTGCAGCGCGAGGGAAAGGTGGTGCACGTGATCGTGAGCAAATGTTTTGATTTCACGAAGATGCTGGGCAAGTTGGTACAGCGGGAGGTGGATGAGCTGCCGGTATTGACCATGGCCCGGGGCGATGAAAAAACAGCACCTTATCCCTCGCAGAATAAACGGACGCAGGTTCGTGAGGATGTGCCGAAAGAGGCATTCCATGGTGGAAGGAATTTTAAATAA